The genomic stretch ATAGGAACCGCAAATACAACTAAAGCACCACCAATTGCACCTATTAAAAGAGGTGTGTACATATCGTAAAGATCAGGCCCTGCTGTAATTGCAACAAGTCCGCCTAACGCACCGTTTAAAATCATAGTAATATCTAAAAGCTTATATCTCATATACATTAAAATTCCGGCCATTAAAGCACCAGCTAAGCCTGCCGTATTTGTATTCATAATTGTTGCAGCCACCGTATTAGCACTCTCAACACTTGAGATTGAACCGACACTTCCACCGTTAAATCCGAACCATCCAATCCAAAGCAGCATTGCACCTAAAACAACAAGCGGAATATTTGAAGCAGGAATTACATGAATTTTACCGTCTTTATATCTCCCGCGACGAGGACCCATAATCATAATAGCAGCTAAAAGTGCCCAACCACCTGTAGAGTGAATAACTGTAGAACCGGCTAGATCGTACATATTGATATCAAACATAGTATCTGCTAAAAAATCTGCTCCCCAACTGATATTTACGATAAACGGATATATGAAACCACCCATCACTACTGTAAAGACCATTAATGGAATAATACGAACCCTTTCACTTACACCACCACTCATAATATTTACAGTTTTTCCAACGAAAGCCATTTGAAATAAAAATGCTGCAAAAATACTCATAGATGTATTTTCCCATGAACCAAATGCAATTGTGTATCCTGTTAATAAAAACATTATAGATGCAACAGTATAA from Sulfurimonas sp. C5 encodes the following:
- a CDS encoding ammonium transporter translates to MSELDIKYIFDTFFALFSMVLIIFMVPGFAMLEAGLVRTKNVSSVLTVNTMIYTVASIMFLLTGYTIAFGSWENTSMSIFAAFLFQMAFVGKTVNIMSGGVSERVRIIPLMVFTVVMGGFIYPFIVNISWGADFLADTMFDINMYDLAGSTVIHSTGGWALLAAIMIMGPRRGRYKDGKIHVIPASNIPLVVLGAMLLWIGWFGFNGGSVGSISSVESANTVAATIMNTNTAGLAGALMAGILMYMRYKLLDITMILNGALGGLVAITAGPDLYDMYTPLLIGAIGGALVVFAVPMFDKLKLDDPVGALSVHLVNGIWGTLAVGLFIDKVSFMDQLKGVAEVAVIVFVVSYIVLFIINKIVRFRADDEAQIEGLDVQEVGVEAYPEFKRAI